One part of the Mariniblastus fucicola genome encodes these proteins:
- the accC gene encoding acetyl-CoA carboxylase biotin carboxylase subunit: MYKKILIANRGEIALRVIRACKEMGIETVAVFSEGDRGSQYLELADQAFCIGGVKSNESYLKFDRIISAAEVGEAEAIHPGYGFLAENAEFNQVCRDSDFDFIGPTPEAMEMLGDKNRARDLARKADVPVVPGSAGLVTDTDQAVKDAKDIGYPILIKATAGGGGKGMRIAETEADLKHAIEQAAQEAEAAFGNAGVYLEKFIDKPRHIEVQVLADHHGNVVHLWERDCSTQRRHQKLIEESPSSTLPEDARAAICEAAVRMVKTANYHNAGTVEFIVDKDNNFYFIEVNARIQVEHPVSEMVTGIDLIQQQIRVAAGEKLAFTQDDIPCNGAAIECRINAENPDKNFMPSPGELKQIYIPGGLGVRWDSHVHQGYRVPPHYDSMIGKLIVHQPTREKAIACMVRALDELRIQGIHTTAGFLKDVLLTDAFADGTIDTKWVEREMLS, encoded by the coding sequence ATGTACAAGAAAATCCTTATCGCCAACCGTGGTGAAATCGCGCTCCGTGTCATTCGCGCCTGCAAAGAGATGGGCATCGAAACGGTCGCCGTTTTCAGCGAAGGAGATCGCGGATCGCAGTACCTGGAACTGGCTGATCAGGCTTTCTGCATCGGCGGCGTCAAATCGAACGAAAGCTATTTGAAATTCGATCGGATCATCAGCGCCGCAGAAGTTGGCGAAGCCGAAGCCATCCATCCGGGCTATGGCTTCCTGGCCGAGAATGCCGAATTCAATCAGGTCTGCCGCGACAGCGATTTCGACTTCATCGGGCCGACGCCAGAAGCGATGGAAATGCTGGGCGACAAAAACCGGGCTCGTGATCTGGCTCGCAAAGCAGACGTGCCAGTTGTTCCCGGAAGCGCCGGGCTTGTTACCGACACAGACCAGGCGGTAAAGGACGCCAAAGACATCGGCTACCCAATTCTGATCAAAGCGACTGCCGGCGGTGGCGGCAAAGGTATGCGGATCGCGGAAACGGAAGCAGATCTCAAGCACGCTATCGAACAGGCAGCTCAGGAAGCAGAAGCTGCGTTCGGAAACGCTGGCGTTTACCTGGAAAAGTTCATCGACAAACCGCGACATATCGAAGTCCAGGTTCTGGCCGATCACCACGGAAACGTGGTTCATCTCTGGGAACGCGATTGTTCGACGCAACGTCGTCACCAGAAACTGATCGAAGAAAGTCCATCCAGCACGCTGCCTGAAGATGCTCGCGCAGCGATTTGCGAAGCCGCGGTGCGGATGGTCAAAACGGCGAATTACCACAACGCTGGAACCGTCGAGTTCATCGTCGACAAGGACAACAATTTCTACTTCATCGAAGTCAACGCTCGGATTCAGGTTGAGCATCCGGTTTCCGAAATGGTGACAGGCATCGACCTGATTCAACAGCAAATCCGAGTTGCCGCCGGCGAGAAACTTGCTTTTACGCAAGACGACATTCCATGCAACGGAGCAGCGATCGAGTGTCGCATCAATGCGGAAAACCCGGACAAAAACTTCATGCCGTCTCCGGGCGAGTTGAAGCAAATCTACATCCCGGGTGGGCTGGGCGTTCGCTGGGATTCGCACGTCCATCAAGGATACCGGGTTCCGCCACATTACGATTCGATGATTGGTAAACTGATCGTTCATCAACCAACGCGTGAGAAAGCCATCGCCTGTATGGTTCGGGCCTTGGACGAACTTCGAATTCAGGGCATCCACACAACAGCGGGCTTCCTGAAAGACGTGTTGCTGACTGATGCGTTTGCAGATGGAACGATTGACACCAAATGGGTCGAACGCGAAATGCTGTCTTAG